The DNA region TATGCCGAGTATATGTGCACATTGGCTATAATCGGAGCTTCTTTAGAAAAATTCGCCACTGAGATAAGGCATCTTCAGCGTACGGAAGTCCTGGAAGCAGAAGAGCCTTTTGGAAAAGGCCAGAAGGGGTCTTCTGCTATGCCGCATAAGAGAAACCCTGTTATTTGTGAACGTATATGCGGTCTCAGCCGTTTATTGAGAGGTAATGCGTTAGTTGCGCTTGAGAATGTGTCATTGTGGCATGAGCGCGATATCAGCCATTCTTCGGCAGAAAGGGTTATATTTGCCGATTCTACCCTGGCGTTGGATTACATGCTCCATAAATTCATAGAAGTAATCGATGGGCTCGTTGTGCATCCTGATAATATGCTGGCGAATATGGCTAAGACCAAGGGCCTGATATTTTCTCAAAGGGTGCTTTTAGCGCTTATGGCTAAGGGTCTTGCGCGCAGCCAGGCTTATGATATAGTGCAGAGGTGCGCGATGAAGACCTGGAAGGGCCAAAAGAGTTTCAGGGATAACTTACTTCAAGACAGCCAGCTCCTGAAACATCTCAACCCCAAAGAATTAGATAAGATATTTGACTTGGATTATTACCTCCGGCATGTTGATAAGATCTTCCATAATGTCGGGCTGTAATAATATATACAATATTGTTAATGCTTTACCCTGCCAGAAATAATAAGCGGTACCATTGAGCAGAAATTAAAAGCAGAGCAGGAAGTTGAGAGGGTGTCGTTTGTCCTTAGAATAAACCACTCTTTGGGAAATAAATAATACATTATTTTGCCTTTTAAAACTAATTTTTTCCTGCCTAATTTTACGGAGTTTTCATGTCTTGGAAAATTGAAATAAAAGATAAAGCCGAGGTATTTGATGCAATCGGAGAGGGTATTAAGCGGGATATCTTTGACCTGGGTATTTACGACGTTGAAGATGTAAAGTTTATACAGATATATATAATAAAGGACAGCATTACCCCTGATGATGTAAAGAAAATATGCGAGGAAGTCCTTTTAGACAGCGTTTCACAAGAGTACTCTTTTTCAAAAACCAGCCAAATAAACAATAGTTTCGGCAATAATACCCACGTAGTCGAAGTAGCCTATAATCCGGGAGTTATGGACCCGGTTGAAGAGTCCAGCCTTAAAGCAATCAGGGACATAGGAATATCCGCGGTAACTTCCATAAAAACAGCTAAAAAATATATCATCAAAGGCAGGCTTAATAACCATCAGCTGAAAATAATCTGTGATAAATTATTATACAATAAGCTTATACAGCATATAGTCCCGCGCATGGCAGAAGACAAAATCCCGGCGGAAGTAAAATATCAATTCAGATTAGTTACTGTCGGGTTGCTAAAAGCCGGTGATAAGAAATTAATGCAGCTTAGTAAAAGCGGGCAATTGTTTCTTAATATAAATGAGATGCGCGCAATTAAGGATTACTTCAGGAAGCTTAAACGCGATCCTACGGATTGTGAGCTGGAGACCATAGCCCAGACCTGGTCAGAGCATTGCTGGCATAAAACGTTCAGGGGTAAGATAGATTATAAACAGTCAACTGTGAACGGTGCACTGTGCACTAAAAAGATTGATAATCTCCTTAAATCAACGATAATGAAGGTCACCAAAGAGCTTAATAAGCCCTGGTGCGTATCGGTATTCAAGGATAACTCAGGTGTCATAAAGTTTGATGACGATTACAACATTTGTTTTAAAGTAGAGACCCATAACCATCCTTCAGCACTTGAGCCTTTCGGAGGGGCAAATACCGGTGTGGGCGGGGTAATCCGTGACCCGTTAGGCACCGGTATGGGCGCAAAACCTATCCTTAATACCGACGTTTTTTGTTTTGCCAGCCCGGATTATCCTTTCAGTAAATTACCGGCAGGTACGTTGCATCCGAAAAGAGTGATGAAGGGGGTTGTTTCAGGAGTCAGGGATTATGGTAACAAAATGGGGATCCCCACTGTTAACGGCGCCATCCTTTTTCATGACAGATTTGTGGGCAATCCATTAGTTTATTGCGGCACCGTCGGAATAATGCCTAAAGACAAAGCATTTAAAAACCCGAGGAAGGGGGATTTAATCGTTGTAGTCGGCGGCAGGACGGGAAGAGACGGCATACACGGTGCGACATTCTCTTCCGGCGAGCTTACCCATGAGTCTGAAACAATATCAAGCGGGGCAGTCCAGATCGGTAATCCCATACAGGAAAAAAAGATGGTTGATACTATCCTTAAAGCAAGGGATAGGGGTTTGTATAGCGCGATAACTGATTGCGGAGCTGGCGGGCTATCCAGTGCGGTCGGGGAAATGGGCCAAGACCTGGGAGCGGTTGTATATTTGGATAAAGTCCCGCTTAAATATAGCGGCCTCTCTTATATGGAGATATGGATCTCGGAGTCGCAGGAAAGAATGGTCCTTTCGGTGCCGAAAGAGAATATAGCAGAATTGATAGATGTTTTTACTAAGGAGAATGTGGAAGCAGCAGTTATCGGAGAGTTCCCGGGTGATGATAAATTAAGGCTTTATTATAACGATAAGAAAGTCTGTGAATTGGAAATGGGTTTTCTGCATGAAGGGCTGCCTAAAATAGAAAAGAAAGCCGTATTTAAACAGCATATTTACAGGGAACCGAAGCTTCGCTGTCCAAAGGATGTGACTAAAACTTTAAAACAGCTTCTTTCTCATTATGATATCTGTTCCAAGGAGTGGGTTATAAGGCAATATGACCATGAAGTCCAGGGGGGGTCTGTTGTTAAGCCTCTTATAGGCAAGTTTAACGACGGCCCGGCTGATGCTTCAGTAAACAGGCCTTTATTAAATTCAAACAGGGGCATTATTTTATCTAACGGGATCAATTTCAGGTTCGGCCTAATCGACCCTTACTGGATGGCTGCTTCATGCATTGACGAGGCATTAAGGCAGATAATCGCAGTCGGCGGATCACTTGGGAGGGTCGCATTATTAGATAATTTTTGCTGGGGCAATCCTGATAAGCCTGATAGGCTTGGAGGTTTAGTGCGCGCTGCTTTAGGATGTTATGATATTGCAAAAGGTTTTGGCCTGCCTTTTATATCGGGTAAAGACAGCCTGTATAACGAATTCACGGTCAATAAAAGATCCATCTCTATCCCGGGTACTTTACTGATTTCTGCCATTGCAGTCATGCAGGATGTATCAAAAGCCGTTTCGATGTACCTTAAGAAGCCGGGCAACCTCGTGTATATCGTAGGAGAAACTTTTAATGAGTTGGGAGGGTCACATTACTATGATATTCTTGGTTATGTAGGCAATACCGTACCGAAGGTAGATGTTATTAAGGCAAAGAAAACATTTGTCGCTTTAAGTAAAGCTGCCTCTAGCGGCCTGGTAGAATCTATCCATGATTGTTCTGACGGAGGCTTAGCCGTGAGTTGCGCCGAGATGTCTTTTGCTGGGAACCTTGGCATGAGAGTTTTCTTATCCGAGGCGCCGTTTAATAACAGCAAGGCAAGGCTTAGTAATGATTGTGTGCTTTTTTCCGAATCTAATTCCAGATTTATAGTAGAAGTGAGCCGCGAAAACCAAAAAGCTTTTGAAAAAACGCTTAAAGGCATTGTTTACGGCTTAATCGGATGCGTAACTAAAGAGGGTATATTGGAAGTCCATGGTTTAGACGGTAAAACATGTATCAGGGCATCTGTAGATGAGCTTAAGACGGCCTGGAAGGAGCCTTTGCAATGGTGAAAAATACTAAGCGCAAGAAAGACGAGCTATTGGATGATTCAGATGATTTTGTAAGGCAGGATACTTGGCGGGTGTTCCGTATAATGTCGGAATTCGTCGAAGGTTTTGAAGTATTATCCAAACTGGGAGAAGCTGTTTCGATATTCGGCTCAAGCAGGACAAAACCGGATAATAAACACTACAAATTGGCCGAGGAAGTCGCCTATCTTTTGGCAAAAGAAGGTTATGCTGTTATTACCGGCAGCGGCCCCGGGCTTATGGAAGCTGCCAACAAAGGGGCAAAGAGGGCATGCGGGTGTTCTGTGGGCTTAAATATTCAGATACCCAGCGAGCAAAAAGCAAATAAATATGTAGATACGCTTCTTGATTTTCATTATTTTTTTGTCAGAAAAGTGATGTTTGTTAAATATGCCAAAGCTTTTGTAATACTCCCCGGAGGTTACGGGACGCTGGATGAGTTCACCGAGGCCATTAATCTTATTCAGACCAAGAGGATATCCAAATTCCCCGTAGTCTTATTCGGCTCGGAATATTGGAAGGGCCTTCTGGATTGGCTTAAAAGCACTGTTTTAGCAAACGGTAACATAAGCAAAGAGGACCTGGATATTTTTGTTGTTGTGGATAAGCCCAAAGAAGTAGTCGATGCCATAAGGAAGTTTTATGCAAAAGCCTAAAGTCTGCGTATTAAGAAGCGCAGGTACCAACTGTGATTTAGAAACCGCTGCTGCTTTTGGAAAAGCAGGCGCTGTATGTGAATTAGTGCATATAAACGAGCTTATAGCAGGCAGCAGGAGCCTGCATAGTTTTCAGATATTGGCTATACCCGGCGGATTTACTTACGGTGATGACCTGGGCGCAGGCAGGGTTTTTGCCAATGAGCTGAGGTTTAAACTGCGCAAGGATATAGAGAATTTTATCTCAGAAGGAAAGGTCATAATAGGCATATGCAATGGTTTCCAGATATTAGTAAAAAGCGGGTTATTGGCAGGCGCTAAAGACTTTAAACAGCAGGCAAGCCTGATAATTAACGATAGCGCAAAATTTGAGGATAGGTGGGTTTATTTAAAGCCGTCAGCTATCAGCCGTCAGCTATCAGCTAAATGCGTGTGGACGCGTAATTTACCTGACAAGATTTATCTGCCGGTTGCCCACGGGGAAGGGAAATTCATAACCAGAGACAAAAATGTGCTTGATAACCTTTTTAAGAGCGGGCAGGTTGTTCTGCAATATTGCGATGAAGATACGCAGTTGGCAGACTATCCTTATAATCCGAACGGTTCAATAGAGAATATCGCCGGTATATGCGATGAAACGGGAAGGATCTTCGGGCTTATGCCGCATCCGGAGCGCCATATTGATCTATTGCAGCATCCAAGGTCATGGACTGAAAATGCAGCAGGAGTAAAAGAAGGCGATGGTTTGCAGATATTCAGAAACGGTGTTGAATATATAATAAATGAGCTTAGAAAGGGGAAATTTGAATGAGCGGTATATTCGGAGTAATCTCCAGGGACAGCTGTAGTGATGATTTGTTTTATGGCACTGATTATCATTCTCACCTCGGCACGCAGTTTGCGGGGCTGGCAGTTTCAACCGGGGAAATTCAACGTAAAATACATGATATAAAAGGCAGCCAGTTTAAAGCTAAATTCTTTACAGAATATAAAAATATGCAGGGGGCTATGGGCATAGGGGTGATCAGCTCTAAAGAAGAACAGCCCATATTGGTGCATTCCAGATTCGGTGCATTTGCCATAGTGACTAATGGATTTATTGACAATGCGGTTCAGCTAGCCGAGGATCTTTATAAGAAAGGGCAGTCCTTCAGTGAAGTAACCGACGGCTCTGTCAATACCACGGAATTAATTGCCAAATTAATAATAAGAGGAGAAAATATAATTGATGGCATAGAAAAGATGTTTAAGGCGATAAGGGGTTCCTGTTCCTTGCTTTTGTTGACTAAGGATGGGATCTATGCGGCCAGGGACCGTCTGGGATATAGCGCTTTGACTGTCGGGATAAAATCGGGCTCTTTCGCGGTCACTACAGAAACAAGCGCTTTTCATAATCTTGGATATAAAATAGACAAGAGCCTTGAGCCCGGAGAGATAATATTTTTAAACAAGCGAGGTATCACAACCAGAAAAAAGTGTTCGGATAAAAAACAAATTTGTTCATTCTTATGGATATATACCGGGTTTCCTGCTTCTTCCTATGAAGGCCACAACGTAGAGGCGGCAAGAGAAAGGTGCGGTCGCTGCCTGGCTAAGAATGATATGGTTGATGCGGATATGGTTGCCGGGATACCGGATTCAGGCACCGCGCATGCAATAGGTTATGCGATGGAATCAGGCATACCTTTACGCAGGCCACTGGTAAAATATACCCCTGGTTATGACCGTAGCTATACTCCGCCTTCCCAGCATATGCGTGATTTGGTCGCAAGGATGAAGCTTATTCCTATTCCCGAGATCATAAAGGGCAAGCGCATAGTTTTTTGTGATGATTCAATCGTCAGGGGCACGCAACTCAAGAATTATACTATTCAGAAACTCATTAATTGCGGAGCAAAACAGATCCATTTGAGGATCGCCTGCCCGCCGCTTATGTTCCCGTGCAAATTCAATTATTCCACCCGTCAGATAAAAGAATTAGCTGCCCGTAAGGCGATCAGAGCGCTTGAAGGCAAAGATACCAAAAATATAAAACGGTATCTTGATGAAGGATCATACGAATATAAAAGAATGGTAAAGTGGATTGCCAGGGACTTAAAGGTTGATACTTTAAGATATCTGAAACTGCAGGACATGATCCAGGCTATCGGTTTACCTGAGCAAAAAATATGCCAGTATTGCTGGACCGGCAAAGAGGGTTAACTTTTTTAAGCAGAGGAAAATATGGACGAATACGGTTTATTAAACGACCATCCAAAGGAATATTGCGGTTTGTTCGGAATAACCGGACATAAGCAGGCCAGCTGGCTTACATATCTTGGTTTGTATGCGTTGCAGCACAGGGGACAGGAGGCCTGCGGGATTGTATCGAACAACAACGGTTCCCTGCACGTACATAAAGATATGGGTTTAGTCGCTGATGTTTTCGACGGCCGTACTTTAAACAGTCTTAAGGGCGATACTGCCTGCGGCCATGTCAGGTATTCTACCACCGGTTCAAGTGTCTTGAAAAATTCCCAGCCGTTATTAATAGACTATGCCAAAGGTACAATGTGTATCGCGCATAACGGTAACCTAGTTAATTCCCTGGAATTAAGGTCATATCTGGAAAAGCGCGGTTCTATTTTTCAGACAACAACCGATTCAGAATTAATTATTCATCTTATGGCCAAGGCAAGATGCCGTGATTTGCAAGGAAGCCTTATGTATGCGCTAAAGCGGATAAGAGGGGCGTTTTCTTTGGTTATGATGAACAGAGATTCTCTTATTGGAGTAAGGGACCCATGGGGTTTCAGGCCGCTTTGTCTGGGCAAACTAAGAAATTCCTGGTGTCTGGCTTCTGAGACCTGCGCGCTTGACCTTATCGGAGCAAAATTCGTACGCGATGTAGAGCCGGGAGAAATCATCTTTATTTCGGATAATAAACTCAAGTCAGTAAAATTCAGCCCGCAGAAGAATAAATTCGCAATGTGTATCTTTGAACACGTTTATTTTTCCCGTCCTGATTCAATTGTTTTTGGCGAAACGGTGCATATGGTAAGGCGTAAGCTTGGCGAACAGCTGGCCAGGGAATATCCGGTGGATGCGGATTTTGTTGTCCCTGTTCCTGATTCCGGTTTTTCAGCCGCGATGGGTTATTCTCATGAGTCGGGTATACCTCTTGAAATGGGCATAATCAGGAACCATTATATAGGCAGGACATTCATACAGCCTGCCCAGGATATAAGGGAATTCGGGATAAGGGTAAAATTCAATCTGCTTAAAGATGTTTTAAGAGGCAAGAAGATTGTTATTGTTGATGATTCTATTGTCCGCGGAAATACTTCGAAGATCCGCGTCAGAAACTTAAGAAGGGCAGGCGTCAAAGAAGTGCATTTAAGGATTTCCTGCCCGCCGCACAGGCACCCTTGTTTTTATGGTATTGATTTTCACCGTTCCAGCGAACTGATCGCAAATAAATACGGCTCACTTGAACAGATAAGGAAATATTTAGGCGTAGACAGCCTGGGTTATCTCAGCCTTGAAGGGATGCACAAATGCCTTAAGAATCCCGAAAAATATTATTGTAATGCCTGCTGGACAGGCAGGTATCCGGTTAAAGCAGAGACAGGCCATAGCAAATTTTCTCTTGAGTCACGTTGCTGCGGCCAGGGAGAGATTAAATTATGAGACGAACAAAGAGCATAAACTATAAGTCTGCTGGAGTTGATATACACAAAGCAGAGAGTTTTAAAGAAAAGATAAAACCTTTGGCGAGGAAATCTTTTACCGGCGAAGTGATTAAGGATATCGGCGGGTTCGGTGCATTTTTCAGGTTCCCCCAAAAGGCCTACAAGAACCCGGTGCTGGTTTCTTCCTCTGACGGCGTAGGCACTAAGCTTAAGATAGCTGCGCTTGTCAATAAGCATGATACCATCGGTATAGATGCTGTGGCCATGAACGTAAATGACATACTTTGCACCGGGGCAAGGCCGTTGTTTTTTCTTGATTATTTAGCTTATAGCGACCTCAAGGAAGAGACCCTGCTGGATATAATCAAAGGGATAAATAACGGTTGCATTGAATCGGGGTGTTCTTTAATCGGAGGAGAAACTGCCCAGATGCCTGGCATGTATGATAAAGGTGAATATGATGTGGCCGGATTTTGCGTAGGGGCGATCGAAGAGGCCAATATAATCGATGGTTCAAGAATAGAAGAAGGGGATTTGGCTTTAGGCCTGGAATCAAGCGGACTGCATTCTAACGGTTTTTCATTGGTCAGAAAGGTTTTCTCCGAGGCAGAGCTTAAAAGGATGAGTAAAGAGCTGCTTGAACCCACGCGTATTTATGTAAAACCGGTGATTGCCTTGTTGGATAAATTCGGCTATGACTGTAAGGTAATCAGGGGCATATCCCATATTACAGGCGGTGCTTTTTATAACAAGATATCACGTATCCTACCGAGAAAATTTGATTTGAGGATTGACAAAAATTCCTGGGTTGTACCGAAAATCTTCAGGCTCGTTCAAAACAAGGGCAATGTCAGCGACAGAGACATGTACTCGACATTAAATATGGGTATTGGCATGGTATTATTTATTCCTAAAGCTGCTTTAAGCCAGGTTAAGGGCGAGTTGGAAAAATTCAGCTTGAAATCCTGGGTTATCGGGAAAGTCACCCCGGGAGCCAGGCAAGTGCATATAAATTAATTTTAAAAAAGGAGGAAAAATGGGCCCTTTGTTTACGATGACCATAGTATTCGCAGTTTTTATCTTTCTTTCCGGGATAAGGATAGTCCGTCCTACTCACCGCGGGCTGGTTGAGAGGCTGGGTAAATACAACCGTTTTGCCAACCCGGGTTTTAACTGGATAATACCGGTGATTGAGAGCCTTTATATGGTCAATATCACCGAGCAGATGGTTGATGCCGAGCCGCAGGAAATTATTACCAACGATAATTTAAATGCCCGTGTAGATGCACAGGTTTATTTTAAGGTCAAGCCTGATGAGGTAAGCGTAAAGAATTCCCTGTATAACGTTAATAATTATCAGTGGCAGATAGTCAATCTTGCCCGCACTACCTTAAGGAATATTATCGGCACGCTTACGCTTAAATCCGCTAACAGCGAAAGGGGTAAGATAAACGAAGAGCTGCATAAGACCCTTTGCGAAGAGACACAGAGCTGGGGTATTGAGATAGTGCGTACTGAGCTTAAGGAAATCGACCCTCCTAAAGATGTCCAGGAGACGATGAACAAGGTGGTAAAAGCTGAAAATGAAAAAATCGCCGCTATTGATTATGCAACAGCCACAGAGACTGCAGCTGATGGCCAGAAGAGGGCTGAAATTAAGAAAGCCGAAGGCATCAAGCAGGCCAGGATCCTTCAGGCTGAAGGCGAGGCTGAGGCGATCAAGCTGGTCAACGAGGCAGCTGAGCATTATTTTGTCGGTAACGCGCAGGTGCTAAGGAAATTAGAGGCAGTTGAGAAGTCGCTTGAAAATAACGCAAAAATAGTAGTCCCTTCAAATACAGAACTGGTCAACGTTATCGGCGAGATGGCAGGTGTATTGCCGCTTAGAAAAGAACAAAAAGAGAAATGAAGCTCATTAGGCTAAAGTCTGAGGTTTCTTGGAGCGAAATACTGAGCGTACACACTCCATCCGCACCTTCGAAGGTGCGGTTTTGTGACCGCGAACGTATAAATCACATTGCTGATTAACTATTAAACGATTAAGCTGTTCAACGCTTAAACAATAAAGTTATGCGAATATTAGTTATAGGTTCGGGAGGCAGAGAGCACGCGCTTGTCTGGAAAATAGCGCAGTCTAAATCGGTAGATAAGATTTTCTGTGCTCCCGGTAATGCGGGGATCGCGCAACAGGCAGAGTGTATCGATATTAAACCGGATGACATAACCGGGTTGTTGGATTTTGCCAGGAGGCAGAATGTTGACCTTACAGTAGTCGGGCCGGAAGTGCCTTTGTCGTTAGGTATAGCTGATGAGTTCAAAAAATATAAGTTAAATATTTTCGGGCCGAATAAAGCTGCTGCACAATTGGAATCAAGCAAGGTATTTTCCAAACAGATGATGGCCAGGTATCAGGTCCCGACTGCAGAGTTCAGGGTTTTTCAGGACTTAGATGAAGCAAAAAGGTTTATTTCTGTCAGGGGAGCGCCCTGCGTAATCAAGGCAGACGGCCTTGCGCAAGGCAAGGGAGTATTTGTCGCAAAGACGGTGGAAGAAGCAAACCAGGCAGCTTCTTTAATACTCAGGGATAAAATTTTCGGTAATTCCGGTAAGAAGATTATAGTCGAAGATTGCCTGGAAGGTCCGGAAGCATCCATATTGGTATTTACTGATTCAGAATATGTTATACCCCTTGCTTCAAGCCAGGACCATAAAAGGATATTTGATAATGACCAGGGGCCTAATACAGGGGGTATGGGCGCGTATTCTCCTGCGCCAGTGGTTGATAAGGCAATGTTCGATCTTATAATGCAGAAAGTAATATAC from Candidatus Omnitrophota bacterium includes:
- a CDS encoding phosphoribosylformylglycinamidine cyclo-ligase, whose amino-acid sequence is MRRTKSINYKSAGVDIHKAESFKEKIKPLARKSFTGEVIKDIGGFGAFFRFPQKAYKNPVLVSSSDGVGTKLKIAALVNKHDTIGIDAVAMNVNDILCTGARPLFFLDYLAYSDLKEETLLDIIKGINNGCIESGCSLIGGETAQMPGMYDKGEYDVAGFCVGAIEEANIIDGSRIEEGDLALGLESSGLHSNGFSLVRKVFSEAELKRMSKELLEPTRIYVKPVIALLDKFGYDCKVIRGISHITGGAFYNKISRILPRKFDLRIDKNSWVVPKIFRLVQNKGNVSDRDMYSTLNMGIGMVLFIPKAALSQVKGELEKFSLKSWVIGKVTPGARQVHIN
- a CDS encoding amidophosphoribosyltransferase, whose translation is MSGIFGVISRDSCSDDLFYGTDYHSHLGTQFAGLAVSTGEIQRKIHDIKGSQFKAKFFTEYKNMQGAMGIGVISSKEEQPILVHSRFGAFAIVTNGFIDNAVQLAEDLYKKGQSFSEVTDGSVNTTELIAKLIIRGENIIDGIEKMFKAIRGSCSLLLLTKDGIYAARDRLGYSALTVGIKSGSFAVTTETSAFHNLGYKIDKSLEPGEIIFLNKRGITTRKKCSDKKQICSFLWIYTGFPASSYEGHNVEAARERCGRCLAKNDMVDADMVAGIPDSGTAHAIGYAMESGIPLRRPLVKYTPGYDRSYTPPSQHMRDLVARMKLIPIPEIIKGKRIVFCDDSIVRGTQLKNYTIQKLINCGAKQIHLRIACPPLMFPCKFNYSTRQIKELAARKAIRALEGKDTKNIKRYLDEGSYEYKRMVKWIARDLKVDTLRYLKLQDMIQAIGLPEQKICQYCWTGKEG
- the purL gene encoding phosphoribosylformylglycinamidine synthase subunit PurL; its protein translation is MSWKIEIKDKAEVFDAIGEGIKRDIFDLGIYDVEDVKFIQIYIIKDSITPDDVKKICEEVLLDSVSQEYSFSKTSQINNSFGNNTHVVEVAYNPGVMDPVEESSLKAIRDIGISAVTSIKTAKKYIIKGRLNNHQLKIICDKLLYNKLIQHIVPRMAEDKIPAEVKYQFRLVTVGLLKAGDKKLMQLSKSGQLFLNINEMRAIKDYFRKLKRDPTDCELETIAQTWSEHCWHKTFRGKIDYKQSTVNGALCTKKIDNLLKSTIMKVTKELNKPWCVSVFKDNSGVIKFDDDYNICFKVETHNHPSALEPFGGANTGVGGVIRDPLGTGMGAKPILNTDVFCFASPDYPFSKLPAGTLHPKRVMKGVVSGVRDYGNKMGIPTVNGAILFHDRFVGNPLVYCGTVGIMPKDKAFKNPRKGDLIVVVGGRTGRDGIHGATFSSGELTHESETISSGAVQIGNPIQEKKMVDTILKARDRGLYSAITDCGAGGLSSAVGEMGQDLGAVVYLDKVPLKYSGLSYMEIWISESQERMVLSVPKENIAELIDVFTKENVEAAVIGEFPGDDKLRLYYNDKKVCELEMGFLHEGLPKIEKKAVFKQHIYREPKLRCPKDVTKTLKQLLSHYDICSKEWVIRQYDHEVQGGSVVKPLIGKFNDGPADASVNRPLLNSNRGIILSNGINFRFGLIDPYWMAASCIDEALRQIIAVGGSLGRVALLDNFCWGNPDKPDRLGGLVRAALGCYDIAKGFGLPFISGKDSLYNEFTVNKRSISIPGTLLISAIAVMQDVSKAVSMYLKKPGNLVYIVGETFNELGGSHYYDILGYVGNTVPKVDVIKAKKTFVALSKAASSGLVESIHDCSDGGLAVSCAEMSFAGNLGMRVFLSEAPFNNSKARLSNDCVLFSESNSRFIVEVSRENQKAFEKTLKGIVYGLIGCVTKEGILEVHGLDGKTCIRASVDELKTAWKEPLQW
- a CDS encoding SPFH/Band 7/PHB domain protein; the protein is MGPLFTMTIVFAVFIFLSGIRIVRPTHRGLVERLGKYNRFANPGFNWIIPVIESLYMVNITEQMVDAEPQEIITNDNLNARVDAQVYFKVKPDEVSVKNSLYNVNNYQWQIVNLARTTLRNIIGTLTLKSANSERGKINEELHKTLCEETQSWGIEIVRTELKEIDPPKDVQETMNKVVKAENEKIAAIDYATATETAADGQKRAEIKKAEGIKQARILQAEGEAEAIKLVNEAAEHYFVGNAQVLRKLEAVEKSLENNAKIVVPSNTELVNVIGEMAGVLPLRKEQKEK
- the purD gene encoding phosphoribosylamine--glycine ligase, whose protein sequence is MRILVIGSGGREHALVWKIAQSKSVDKIFCAPGNAGIAQQAECIDIKPDDITGLLDFARRQNVDLTVVGPEVPLSLGIADEFKKYKLNIFGPNKAAAQLESSKVFSKQMMARYQVPTAEFRVFQDLDEAKRFISVRGAPCVIKADGLAQGKGVFVAKTVEEANQAASLILRDKIFGNSGKKIIVEDCLEGPEASILVFTDSEYVIPLASSQDHKRIFDNDQGPNTGGMGAYSPAPVVDKAMFDLIMQKVIYKMVKGLLNEGIEYQGVLYAGIMITKDGPKTLEFNVRFGDPETQAILPRLKTDIVEVMLACAKKQLSKVKTLDWDNRSCVCVVCSSKGYPGAYDKGKEIKGIEEAEKIEGVKVFHAGTKFLPSTVHSPQSTCVTDGGRVLGVSGLGTTIKEAINKTYQGVSKIHFDGMHYRKDIASKAL
- a CDS encoding TIGR00730 family Rossman fold protein translates to MVKNTKRKKDELLDDSDDFVRQDTWRVFRIMSEFVEGFEVLSKLGEAVSIFGSSRTKPDNKHYKLAEEVAYLLAKEGYAVITGSGPGLMEAANKGAKRACGCSVGLNIQIPSEQKANKYVDTLLDFHYFFVRKVMFVKYAKAFVILPGGYGTLDEFTEAINLIQTKRISKFPVVLFGSEYWKGLLDWLKSTVLANGNISKEDLDIFVVVDKPKEVVDAIRKFYAKA
- a CDS encoding amidophosphoribosyltransferase gives rise to the protein MDEYGLLNDHPKEYCGLFGITGHKQASWLTYLGLYALQHRGQEACGIVSNNNGSLHVHKDMGLVADVFDGRTLNSLKGDTACGHVRYSTTGSSVLKNSQPLLIDYAKGTMCIAHNGNLVNSLELRSYLEKRGSIFQTTTDSELIIHLMAKARCRDLQGSLMYALKRIRGAFSLVMMNRDSLIGVRDPWGFRPLCLGKLRNSWCLASETCALDLIGAKFVRDVEPGEIIFISDNKLKSVKFSPQKNKFAMCIFEHVYFSRPDSIVFGETVHMVRRKLGEQLAREYPVDADFVVPVPDSGFSAAMGYSHESGIPLEMGIIRNHYIGRTFIQPAQDIREFGIRVKFNLLKDVLRGKKIVIVDDSIVRGNTSKIRVRNLRRAGVKEVHLRISCPPHRHPCFYGIDFHRSSELIANKYGSLEQIRKYLGVDSLGYLSLEGMHKCLKNPEKYYCNACWTGRYPVKAETGHSKFSLESRCCGQGEIKL
- the purQ gene encoding phosphoribosylformylglycinamidine synthase I; the encoded protein is MQKPKVCVLRSAGTNCDLETAAAFGKAGAVCELVHINELIAGSRSLHSFQILAIPGGFTYGDDLGAGRVFANELRFKLRKDIENFISEGKVIIGICNGFQILVKSGLLAGAKDFKQQASLIINDSAKFEDRWVYLKPSAISRQLSAKCVWTRNLPDKIYLPVAHGEGKFITRDKNVLDNLFKSGQVVLQYCDEDTQLADYPYNPNGSIENIAGICDETGRIFGLMPHPERHIDLLQHPRSWTENAAGVKEGDGLQIFRNGVEYIINELRKGKFE